The following are encoded in a window of Nomia melanderi isolate GNS246 chromosome 6, iyNomMela1, whole genome shotgun sequence genomic DNA:
- the M6 gene encoding neuronal membrane glycoprotein M6 isoform X3, whose translation MGSICNDCMARVPYATLIATIMCSLGVGIFCGTMYRGGTLASLMMDQVFHLRLGWLEAVQLIFATIGASMAALGFMILCVGCLATGATRHKVYRAWRSRVGGRISCAVFMTITYILELGWLFIFAFLVIITWVFTIFWGLCSNPRVESLDQCIDFTQFSFIFPNNTRVEDMKVCGPQEVKLFCKDFVEKAELMFILATVAAMLVVLSLIHYLMCLSANYAHIRDHEKFQELQELQYLQDPVDPDSPQSGMGTLSSHHRAKDRF comes from the exons ATGG GGAGTATATGTAATGATTGTATGGCCAGAGTGCCGTACGCTACTCTTATTGCAACTATTATGTGTTCTTTGGGAGTTGGTATTTTTTGTGGGACAATGTACAGAGGTGGTACATTGGCTTCTCTGATGATGGATCAG GTATTTCATTTACGACTTGGTTGGTTGGAAGCTGTGCAATTAATTTTTGCCACAATTGGTGCTAGTATGGCAGCATTAGGATTTATGATACTATGTGTTGGTTGCCTCGCAACTGGAGCTACAAGGCACAAAGTATATAGAGCATGGAGGTCTAGAGTTGGTGGTCGCATTTCATGTGCTGTT tTTATGACAATCACATATATTCTAGAATTAGGTTGGCTATTCATATTTGCATTCCTAGTTATAATTACTTGGGTTTTCACTATATTTTGGGGACTGTGCAGCAATCCTAGAGTTGAATCCCTTGATCAGTGTATTGATTTTACTCAATTCA GTTTCATATTTCCCAATAATACTAGAGTAGAAGATATGAAGGTGTGTGGACCACAAGAGGTGAAACTATTTTGTAAAGATTTTGTGGAAAAAGCAGAGCTGATGTTTATCTTGGCAACAGTAGCTGCAATGCTAGTTGTGTTAAGTCTTATACATTACTTAATGTGTCTGTCTGCTAATTATGCACATATTCGAGATCATGAGAAATTCCAAGAGCTACAAGAACTTCAGTACCTGCAGGATCCAGTTGATCCGGATTCTCCTCAATCTGGTATGGGAACTTTGAGCTCTCATCATCGTGCCAAGGATAGATTCTAG
- the PIG-L gene encoding phosphatidylinositol glycan anchor biosynthesis class L has product MLDFDLIKEYFSLQINEAICWWWYYIKEISWQLLIAIVAYFCVCTCLYSILKKVSHTAWQLPGPPARILLVTAHPDDEVMFYGPLVYWVTKSKASELYLLCLTTGGHKRRKEELWDCTKILGIPEANVTIVMSTELPDDQNVQWPTEVVAEYILQHVETYKINAVVTFDKHGISRHKNHISLYFAIAALCIEKKVPSYCKLYVLESVNIIRKYVQLIDLPISLLTASYWYLVTYDQRKIIRNAMTAHKSQYVWFRKLYMIFSRYTFINTFQEVSALDLELDLQFDDD; this is encoded by the exons ATGTTAGATTTCGATTTGATTAAGGAATACTTTAGTCTGCAAATTAATGAAGCAATTTGTTGGTGGTggtattatataaaagaaatatcatgGCAATTGCTAATTGCTATTGTTGCCTATTTTTGCGTTTGCACTTGCCTTTATTCAATCTTGAAGAAAGTCAGCCACACAGCGTGGCAGCTTCCAGGTCCACCCGCTAGAATATTGTTAGTTACGGCTCATCCTGATGATGAAGTCATGTTCTATGGTCCGTTGGTGTACTGGGTCACAAAGTCAAAGGCTAGTGAGCTGTATCTTCTTTGTCTTACCACTG gTGGACATAAAAGGAGGAAAGAGGAACTATGGgattgtacaaaaatattagGAATTCCTGAAGCTAATGTAACTATAGTAAT GAGTACAGAGTTACCTGATGATCAAAATGTACAATGGCCAACAGAAGTAGTGGCggaatatattttacaacatGTAGAGACTTATAAAATCAATGCTGTTGTAACATTTGACAAGCATGGCATAAGTCGACATAAAAATCATATCTCCCTATACTTTGCCATAGCTGCATTATGTATTGAAAAAAAAGTACCATCTT ATTGTAAGTTATACGTGTTAGAGTCtgtgaatataattagaaaatatgtaCAACTCATAGATTTACCAATTAGCTTATTAACTGCTTCATACTGGTATTTAGTAACATACGATCAAAGAAAAATCATAAGA AATGCTATGACTGCACACAAGTCCCAATATGTCTGGTTCCGAAAATTGTACATGATATTTTCGCGGTACACTTTCATCAATACCTTCCAAGAAGTCAGTGCACTCGATCTGGAATTGGATCTCCAGTTTGACGACGATTAA
- the LOC116427900 gene encoding mitochondrial fission process protein 1, with protein MGEGKEDVDVFRDTPVRYLGYANEVGEAFRPIVPSSVVWCSYAVATGYVLADTIHKGWKQYHGNASAEATKNALYSMTDTLLWQTFASVVIPGFTINRICFAVQCLQRNTCNPILRSRWISTAIGLASIPLIIQPIDHIVDEAMNVTYRKWVGYHPK; from the exons ATGGGCGAGGGAAAAGAGGACGTGGACGTGTTTCGTGATACACCTGTAAGATATTTGG gATATGCAAATGAAGTGGGTGAGGCTTTTAGACCCATAGTACCCTCATCAGTTGTGTGGTGCAGTTATGCTGTGGCCACTGGGTACGTCCTTGCAGATACAATCCACAAAGGGTGGAAACAATATCAT gGAAATGCATCTGCTGAAGCAACTAAAAATGCTTTATATTCCATGACTGACACTTTACTGTGGCAGACATTTGCATCCGTTGTTATTCCTGGTTTCACAATTAACAGAATTTGTTTTGCTGTCCAATGTTTGCAAAGAAATACTTGTAATCCAATTTTAAGAAGTCGGTGGATATCAACTGCAATTGGGTTAGCTTCTATACCTCTCATAATACAGCCCATAGACCATATAGTGGATGAAGCAATGAATGTAACTTATAGAAAGTGGGTAGGCTATCACCCTAAATAA
- the M6 gene encoding neuronal membrane glycoprotein M6 isoform X2: MRNSQTINDSLPLRRRFDSDISLDRFSEKSLHGLEYENRSFRSICNDCMARVPYATLIATIMCSLGVGIFCGTMYRGGTLASLMMDQVFHLRLGWLEAVQLIFATIGASMAALGFMILCVGCLATGATRHKVYRAWRSRVGGRISCAVFMTITYILELGWLFIFAFLVIITWVFTIFWGLCSNPRVESLDQCIDFTQFSFIFPNNTRVEDMKVCGPQEVKLFCKDFVEKAELMFILATVAAMLVVLSLIHYLMCLSANYAHIRDHEKFQELQELQYLQDPVDPDSPQSGN; this comes from the exons atgagaaattctcaAACAATAAACGACAGTTTACCATTGCGGAGGAGATTCGACAGCGATATTAGCTTAGACAGATTCTCTGAAAAAAGTCTTCATGGACTTGAATATGAGAATAGATCTTTCA GGAGTATATGTAATGATTGTATGGCCAGAGTGCCGTACGCTACTCTTATTGCAACTATTATGTGTTCTTTGGGAGTTGGTATTTTTTGTGGGACAATGTACAGAGGTGGTACATTGGCTTCTCTGATGATGGATCAG GTATTTCATTTACGACTTGGTTGGTTGGAAGCTGTGCAATTAATTTTTGCCACAATTGGTGCTAGTATGGCAGCATTAGGATTTATGATACTATGTGTTGGTTGCCTCGCAACTGGAGCTACAAGGCACAAAGTATATAGAGCATGGAGGTCTAGAGTTGGTGGTCGCATTTCATGTGCTGTT tTTATGACAATCACATATATTCTAGAATTAGGTTGGCTATTCATATTTGCATTCCTAGTTATAATTACTTGGGTTTTCACTATATTTTGGGGACTGTGCAGCAATCCTAGAGTTGAATCCCTTGATCAGTGTATTGATTTTACTCAATTCA GTTTCATATTTCCCAATAATACTAGAGTAGAAGATATGAAGGTGTGTGGACCACAAGAGGTGAAACTATTTTGTAAAGATTTTGTGGAAAAAGCAGAGCTGATGTTTATCTTGGCAACAGTAGCTGCAATGCTAGTTGTGTTAAGTCTTATACATTACTTAATGTGTCTGTCTGCTAATTATGCACATATTCGAGATCATGAGAAATTCCAAGAGCTACAAGAACTTCAGTACCTGCAGGATCCAGTTGATCCGGATTCTCCTCAATCTG GAAACTGA
- the M6 gene encoding neuronal membrane glycoprotein M6 isoform X1: MRNSQTINDSLPLRRRFDSDISLDRFSEKSLHGLEYENRSFRSICNDCMARVPYATLIATIMCSLGVGIFCGTMYRGGTLASLMMDQVFHLRLGWLEAVQLIFATIGASMAALGFMILCVGCLATGATRHKVYRAWRSRVGGRISCAVFMTITYILELGWLFIFAFLVIITWVFTIFWGLCSNPRVESLDQCIDFTQFSFIFPNNTRVEDMKVCGPQEVKLFCKDFVEKAELMFILATVAAMLVVLSLIHYLMCLSANYAHIRDHEKFQELQELQYLQDPVDPDSPQSGMGTLSSHHRAKDRF, encoded by the exons atgagaaattctcaAACAATAAACGACAGTTTACCATTGCGGAGGAGATTCGACAGCGATATTAGCTTAGACAGATTCTCTGAAAAAAGTCTTCATGGACTTGAATATGAGAATAGATCTTTCA GGAGTATATGTAATGATTGTATGGCCAGAGTGCCGTACGCTACTCTTATTGCAACTATTATGTGTTCTTTGGGAGTTGGTATTTTTTGTGGGACAATGTACAGAGGTGGTACATTGGCTTCTCTGATGATGGATCAG GTATTTCATTTACGACTTGGTTGGTTGGAAGCTGTGCAATTAATTTTTGCCACAATTGGTGCTAGTATGGCAGCATTAGGATTTATGATACTATGTGTTGGTTGCCTCGCAACTGGAGCTACAAGGCACAAAGTATATAGAGCATGGAGGTCTAGAGTTGGTGGTCGCATTTCATGTGCTGTT tTTATGACAATCACATATATTCTAGAATTAGGTTGGCTATTCATATTTGCATTCCTAGTTATAATTACTTGGGTTTTCACTATATTTTGGGGACTGTGCAGCAATCCTAGAGTTGAATCCCTTGATCAGTGTATTGATTTTACTCAATTCA GTTTCATATTTCCCAATAATACTAGAGTAGAAGATATGAAGGTGTGTGGACCACAAGAGGTGAAACTATTTTGTAAAGATTTTGTGGAAAAAGCAGAGCTGATGTTTATCTTGGCAACAGTAGCTGCAATGCTAGTTGTGTTAAGTCTTATACATTACTTAATGTGTCTGTCTGCTAATTATGCACATATTCGAGATCATGAGAAATTCCAAGAGCTACAAGAACTTCAGTACCTGCAGGATCCAGTTGATCCGGATTCTCCTCAATCTGGTATGGGAACTTTGAGCTCTCATCATCGTGCCAAGGATAGATTCTAG